In Blastopirellula marina, a single genomic region encodes these proteins:
- the panB gene encoding 3-methyl-2-oxobutanoate hydroxymethyltransferase produces MSTPPRGKSRLTVPQFVSRKAEGKKLTVLTAYDYPMASLVDQGGVDAILVGDTLSMVVQGHDSTIPVTLDEMIYHAEMVTRAVSNALVIVDMPFPSNLLGVYEGIRNAGRILKETGAQAVKLEGGADQAEVISGLVNAGIPVMAHIGLRPQLVHQMGGYRVQRNRDQLIQDAKAATEAGAFSIVLECIPQDDAAEITKMLDIPTIGIGAGNACDGQVLVLNDMLGITEGHVPKFVKQYANIRKTVTDAVRQFCDDVQSGEFPDQTHSFR; encoded by the coding sequence ATGTCCACCCCCCCGCGCGGCAAATCCCGACTGACGGTTCCCCAATTTGTAAGCCGCAAAGCAGAGGGCAAGAAGCTCACCGTATTGACCGCTTACGACTATCCTATGGCCAGCCTGGTCGATCAGGGCGGCGTCGATGCCATCCTGGTCGGGGATACGTTGTCGATGGTCGTTCAAGGGCACGATTCGACCATTCCGGTCACGTTGGACGAGATGATCTACCACGCTGAAATGGTAACACGTGCAGTCTCCAATGCGCTAGTGATCGTCGATATGCCCTTTCCATCGAACCTTTTGGGCGTCTACGAAGGCATTCGCAACGCAGGCCGTATCCTCAAGGAGACAGGTGCCCAGGCCGTCAAACTCGAAGGAGGTGCCGATCAGGCCGAAGTGATCTCGGGCCTGGTAAACGCTGGCATCCCGGTGATGGCGCACATTGGCTTGCGGCCACAGTTGGTCCATCAAATGGGTGGTTATCGCGTTCAGCGCAATCGAGACCAGCTGATCCAAGATGCGAAGGCCGCAACTGAAGCCGGTGCGTTCAGCATTGTCTTGGAATGCATCCCGCAAGACGACGCGGCGGAAATCACTAAGATGCTGGACATTCCAACGATTGGCATTGGAGCCGGCAATGCATGCGACGGGCAAGTCCTCGTTTTGAATGACATGCTCGGCATCACTGAAGGGCACGTACCGAAGTTCGTCAAACAGTATGCCAACATCCGCAAGACGGTAACCGATGCGGTTCGCCAATTCTGCGACGACGTCCAGTCAGGCGAGTTCCCTGATCAAACGCATTCATTTCGCTAA
- a CDS encoding DUF6268 family outer membrane beta-barrel protein has translation MTERVHAQMQPWAQRDLSTLPRESAYQPIQRIPPTEVFPGGYQLPQYPKTGSPGNPPVPATLVAENPPELSTLSDDIEKQDALYLTEDEVFSTRPKLSPAKDGFLQSLTIQSTWIAGSGDNIGMTEVSGSATVGFPAPTRESPLLLTPGYGMFFLVGPDSVQAPATLYQAYLTTRWMSQLSPKWGTILSVTPGVYSDFQRTDSNAFRVSGMAIMSYQWTETIQFLFGVAYLNRDDYPILPVVGLVWTPDDDHRLELTFPRPRYMQLFSYGDGYEDWWYVSGEFGGGTWSVEHPIGENDSLTLSDYRLIIGMERKTDGGGKSFLEIGYVFGRKFEYKNDPVELNMSDTIMLRSGWWY, from the coding sequence GTGACGGAGCGTGTTCACGCGCAAATGCAGCCTTGGGCGCAGCGCGACCTGAGTACCCTTCCGCGCGAATCCGCCTATCAGCCGATACAACGGATTCCACCCACGGAAGTCTTCCCCGGCGGATACCAATTGCCGCAGTATCCAAAGACGGGCTCGCCGGGAAATCCGCCTGTTCCGGCAACGCTCGTTGCAGAGAATCCCCCAGAACTGAGCACCCTTTCCGATGATATCGAAAAGCAGGATGCGCTTTACCTGACTGAGGATGAAGTCTTCTCGACACGTCCAAAGCTGAGCCCGGCTAAGGATGGGTTTCTGCAATCGCTGACGATTCAAAGTACGTGGATTGCTGGCAGTGGCGATAATATTGGCATGACCGAAGTCAGCGGTAGTGCGACCGTCGGCTTTCCGGCCCCCACACGCGAATCACCCTTGCTGCTGACGCCTGGTTACGGAATGTTCTTCCTGGTTGGTCCCGACTCGGTTCAAGCTCCGGCGACTCTTTACCAGGCGTATCTCACCACGCGTTGGATGTCGCAATTGTCTCCTAAGTGGGGGACCATATTGTCAGTTACGCCTGGCGTGTACAGCGATTTTCAGCGTACCGATAGCAATGCGTTTCGCGTGAGCGGTATGGCGATTATGTCATACCAGTGGACCGAAACGATTCAATTCCTGTTCGGCGTAGCCTATCTCAACCGCGACGACTACCCCATTCTGCCGGTGGTCGGGCTGGTTTGGACACCTGACGACGATCATCGTCTGGAGCTTACCTTCCCACGCCCTCGTTATATGCAACTGTTCTCGTATGGCGATGGTTACGAAGACTGGTGGTACGTTTCTGGTGAGTTTGGCGGGGGGACATGGAGCGTCGAACACCCAATTGGCGAAAATGACTCACTTACCCTCAGCGATTACCGCCTGATCATTGGCATGGAACGCAAAACGGATGGGGGAGGCAAGTCGTTTTTGGAGATCGGCTATGTGTTTGGTCGAAAATTCGAATACAAAAACGATCCCGTCGAACTCAACATGAGTGATACTATCATGCTACGAAGTGGCTGGTGGTACTAA
- a CDS encoding thioredoxin domain-containing protein encodes MPNRLAHETSPYLQQHANNPVDWYPWGAEALERSKQEDKPIFLSIGYSACHWCHVMEHESFESQAIADYLNEHYVSIKVDREERPDLDQVYMNAVQLLTGHGGWPMSVFLTPELMPFFGGTYWPPTASRGMPGFDQVLRAVVDAWENRREVALQQSRLLTERLQRIGLGSAESTEIAPGRVGMAVRQMEESFDPKHGGFGSAPKFPHTMNIDLLMRHFVDTRNEKLLPMVTTTLDKMAMGGIYDHLGGGFARYSVDEYWLVPHFEKMLYDNSLLISNYVDAYRLTKNENYARVAKESCDYILRDMTDEHGGFHSTEDADSEGEEGKFYVWTPKEVDQLLGNPLVAKRFRQVYDITESGNFEGHNIPRLKKSIGEYAQDFGTSEEVLRDELQRDREVLFNARCQRIRPGKDDKILASWNGLMIEALAKAGATFNNRTYLDGAKKAATFVLEQMTDDTGRLLHTYRHGKAKLPAYLDDYTYLASAMFALYEATFDATWLEHAQKLIDTAVEHFYDTESGGFFYTADDHEQLIARNKDFYDQSIPSGNGVAALVLAKLGKLLASEKYLQLAKETISAAADVLQKHPIAAGQLLVAYDYLHQPGSEVVIAAADRASCDELIQAIHNRYQPNTLYVLAIDGEDLGANLQPLVSGKSPLNGQPTVYVCENFQCNAPVSAAEYLAT; translated from the coding sequence ATGCCGAACCGTCTCGCTCACGAAACGAGTCCGTATCTACAGCAGCACGCCAATAACCCTGTCGACTGGTATCCCTGGGGCGCGGAAGCCCTGGAGAGATCGAAGCAAGAAGACAAACCGATCTTCCTGTCGATTGGGTACTCGGCATGTCATTGGTGTCACGTGATGGAGCACGAAAGCTTCGAGTCGCAGGCGATCGCCGATTACTTGAACGAGCACTACGTGAGCATCAAGGTCGACCGCGAAGAACGCCCTGACCTCGACCAGGTCTACATGAACGCCGTACAACTGCTTACCGGTCACGGCGGGTGGCCGATGTCGGTGTTTCTGACACCTGAGTTGATGCCGTTCTTTGGTGGTACCTATTGGCCTCCGACGGCTAGTCGCGGGATGCCAGGCTTTGATCAAGTCTTGAGGGCGGTGGTCGATGCCTGGGAGAACCGTCGCGAAGTCGCGCTGCAACAATCGCGTCTTCTTACCGAGCGTTTGCAACGAATTGGCCTCGGCTCGGCGGAATCAACAGAGATAGCCCCAGGCCGCGTGGGGATGGCCGTTCGACAAATGGAAGAGTCGTTCGACCCCAAGCATGGTGGCTTCGGCTCGGCACCAAAGTTTCCGCACACGATGAACATCGATCTGCTGATGCGGCATTTCGTCGACACACGCAACGAAAAGCTCCTCCCGATGGTGACCACCACCCTCGACAAGATGGCAATGGGCGGCATTTACGACCATCTCGGTGGCGGATTTGCTCGCTACAGCGTCGACGAGTACTGGCTCGTTCCCCACTTCGAGAAAATGCTGTACGACAACTCGCTTCTAATTAGCAACTACGTCGACGCATATCGCCTGACTAAGAATGAAAATTATGCTCGCGTCGCAAAAGAGTCGTGCGATTACATCTTACGCGACATGACCGACGAACATGGCGGCTTTCACAGCACCGAGGACGCCGACAGCGAAGGGGAAGAAGGGAAGTTTTACGTCTGGACACCGAAGGAAGTCGATCAACTGCTGGGCAACCCACTGGTTGCGAAGCGATTTCGCCAAGTATACGACATCACCGAATCAGGCAACTTCGAAGGACACAACATCCCACGATTGAAGAAGTCGATCGGCGAGTACGCCCAAGACTTCGGAACTTCCGAAGAAGTGCTACGCGACGAATTGCAGCGAGATCGGGAGGTACTCTTCAATGCTCGCTGTCAGCGGATTCGCCCCGGCAAGGATGATAAAATCCTCGCCAGTTGGAACGGGCTGATGATTGAAGCGTTGGCGAAAGCTGGAGCAACATTTAACAATCGTACGTATCTCGATGGTGCCAAGAAGGCAGCGACGTTTGTGCTTGAGCAAATGACCGATGACACCGGTCGGCTACTGCACACCTACAGGCACGGCAAGGCGAAGCTGCCTGCCTATCTCGACGACTATACCTATCTCGCCTCGGCTATGTTCGCGTTATATGAAGCCACCTTCGACGCAACGTGGCTAGAACACGCTCAGAAGCTGATCGACACGGCAGTCGAGCACTTCTACGATACCGAGTCCGGAGGTTTCTTCTACACTGCGGACGATCACGAGCAGCTTATTGCCCGAAACAAAGACTTCTACGACCAAAGCATCCCCAGCGGCAATGGCGTAGCGGCATTGGTCCTGGCAAAACTCGGAAAGCTACTGGCAAGCGAGAAGTATCTGCAACTGGCGAAGGAAACTATCTCTGCGGCAGCCGACGTTTTGCAAAAACATCCGATCGCAGCAGGCCAGTTATTGGTTGCCTATGACTATCTGCATCAGCCTGGCTCGGAAGTCGTGATCGCCGCCGCAGATCGTGCCTCGTGTGACGAGCTCATCCAGGCGATTCATAACAGGTACCAACCCAACACGTTGTACGTCCTGGCAATCGACGGCGAAGATCTGGGTGCCAACTTGCAACCGCTGGTATCAGGCAAGTCTCCGCTGAATGGTCAGCCGACGGTTTATGTTTGCGAGAACTTCCAGTGCAATGCACCAGTGAGCGCAGCTGAATACTTAGCAACCTAA
- a CDS encoding DUF4112 domain-containing protein — MNIRYLSPNTSRLMPRRPSTPSAVRKVGKHAQHSLSQEDREKLMKRLQTITHLFDDAATVPGTKIKLGWDAVLGLIPIVGDASTTAVSAYFLWEAYRLGASRWTLIKMVWNVLVDFIIGFVPLVGDMLDVTFRANRRNMKLLEKELVKHSNQD, encoded by the coding sequence ATGAACATTCGCTATTTAAGTCCGAATACGTCACGCTTGATGCCTCGTCGTCCCAGCACTCCCAGTGCTGTTCGCAAGGTAGGAAAGCATGCCCAGCATTCCCTCTCGCAAGAAGATCGCGAGAAGCTGATGAAACGGCTTCAAACGATCACCCATCTGTTTGACGATGCAGCAACCGTTCCGGGTACTAAGATCAAACTAGGTTGGGATGCCGTGCTCGGCTTAATACCGATTGTCGGTGATGCATCCACAACGGCGGTCTCCGCTTATTTCTTGTGGGAGGCTTATCGCTTAGGGGCAAGCCGCTGGACCTTAATCAAAATGGTTTGGAATGTTCTGGTCGACTTCATCATCGGTTTCGTACCGCTGGTCGGTGACATGCTGGACGTCACGTTCCGAGCCAATCGCCGCAATATGAAACTGCTCGAAAAAGAGTTGGTCAAGCATTCAAACCAAGATTAG
- a CDS encoding YceI family protein codes for MMRFLGFVLIAAIAFTGCKPPTGDGNGSAPSSTNETTTPAASNETIPPPKVTEKPAEEVAPAPEEKPEMKAEESAPPMETPKEEPAPETPKEEMKKEEVNPEAAAQPTPADEVEGLTEKATKEPAPEKPAPEEKAAETPAPEEGAEMKKPVEDTTTVAVEASGPVEVKLTPENTLIQFVGTHKGDKPDPRTGKFGKFNGLAQAANGKLTEITVVIDTTSLETEIEKLTNHLKSPDFLDVRQSPEAKFVSKSIETADDGTVKVTGDLTLLKETKSISFPAKVKVDKDIALDAQFVINRVDFGMDYGTDNVHEEVTMTIKVGK; via the coding sequence ATGATGCGATTTCTAGGTTTCGTTTTGATCGCCGCGATTGCTTTTACCGGCTGCAAGCCGCCTACGGGCGACGGCAATGGAAGTGCTCCTTCGAGCACCAATGAAACGACCACGCCGGCCGCATCCAACGAAACAATTCCTCCGCCAAAAGTCACCGAAAAGCCCGCTGAAGAAGTTGCTCCGGCACCGGAAGAAAAGCCTGAGATGAAAGCGGAAGAGTCGGCACCTCCCATGGAAACACCAAAGGAAGAGCCAGCCCCGGAAACTCCTAAGGAGGAAATGAAAAAGGAAGAAGTCAATCCGGAAGCGGCCGCTCAGCCAACCCCAGCCGACGAAGTCGAAGGCCTCACCGAAAAAGCTACCAAGGAACCTGCACCAGAAAAACCGGCACCGGAAGAGAAGGCTGCGGAAACACCGGCTCCTGAAGAAGGAGCCGAGATGAAGAAGCCCGTTGAAGACACCACAACGGTTGCCGTTGAAGCAAGCGGTCCGGTCGAGGTAAAGCTCACACCGGAGAACACGTTGATTCAATTCGTGGGCACGCACAAAGGAGACAAGCCAGATCCGCGTACCGGAAAGTTCGGCAAGTTCAACGGTTTGGCTCAAGCCGCTAACGGTAAACTCACTGAGATTACCGTCGTCATCGATACCACTTCACTGGAAACAGAAATCGAGAAGCTGACGAATCACTTGAAGAGTCCTGATTTCCTTGACGTTCGCCAAAGCCCGGAAGCGAAGTTCGTTTCGAAATCGATCGAAACGGCCGACGATGGCACGGTAAAGGTCACCGGCGACCTGACCCTTCTGAAGGAAACCAAGTCAATCAGCTTTCCCGCCAAAGTGAAAGTCGACAAAGATATCGCTTTGGATGCCCAGTTTGTGATTAATCGCGTCGACTTCGGCATGGACTACGGAACAGACAACGTTCACGAAGAAGTAACGATGACCATCAAGGTCGGCAAGTAA
- a CDS encoding arylsulfatase, which produces MALISDAKAAEAKRPNIVLIMCDDMGFSDIGCYGGEIETPNLDKLATGGMRFRTFYNNAKCEHTRASLLTGRWWHHVGASASVVYKAPTFGERMREAGYRTLMVGKWHAGQTPYQRGFDRYYGLTDGCCNFWNPGHARPGEPEPAKKTVRRWAIDGQEFKPFTPDSKDFYTTDAFTDYAVDYLEAYKDEEQPFLLYVAYTAPHYPLHASEEDIAKYRGKYGGIGWDKLREKRFAQQQKLGVLPANVALSPRDTGLPAWSDIAEDDRDWWDLRMATYAAMIDRMDRNIGRILDKLEAIGKADDTVIFFLSDNGACDESSDRSTVKGSMPWEVTSYLTQGRPWANASNTPYRKYKTTDYEGGTRTPMIAWWPGQIKAGTITDQPGHLVDFMPTMLNLAGAKVTGELAGHSLVETLSGSSNERPWPIYWQFGKAQAVRDHNWKLVKLGKGGWELYDLSQDPTELNDLAQDHPEKVKQLNAKWQAWWQDKGELVRGMQ; this is translated from the coding sequence GTGGCCCTGATATCAGACGCCAAAGCAGCGGAAGCCAAGCGACCGAATATCGTCTTGATTATGTGCGATGACATGGGGTTTTCGGATATCGGCTGCTATGGCGGAGAAATTGAAACCCCCAATCTCGACAAGCTGGCAACTGGAGGAATGCGGTTCCGTACGTTCTACAACAACGCCAAATGCGAACACACGCGGGCTTCGCTATTGACCGGGCGCTGGTGGCATCACGTAGGGGCGTCCGCCAGCGTTGTTTACAAGGCTCCGACGTTCGGCGAACGCATGCGCGAGGCGGGCTATCGTACGTTGATGGTTGGCAAGTGGCATGCTGGCCAAACGCCGTACCAACGCGGATTCGATCGCTACTATGGCCTGACCGATGGTTGTTGCAATTTCTGGAACCCCGGCCATGCCCGACCTGGTGAACCAGAACCAGCCAAGAAGACAGTTCGCCGCTGGGCGATTGATGGTCAGGAATTCAAGCCCTTCACGCCAGACTCGAAAGACTTCTATACCACCGACGCATTCACCGATTATGCCGTCGACTACCTCGAAGCGTACAAGGACGAAGAGCAGCCATTCCTGCTGTATGTTGCGTACACCGCACCCCACTACCCCCTGCATGCCAGCGAAGAAGATATCGCTAAGTATCGTGGTAAGTATGGTGGAATAGGCTGGGATAAACTGCGTGAGAAGCGTTTCGCTCAGCAACAGAAGTTGGGCGTTCTGCCTGCGAACGTGGCTCTTTCGCCGCGTGACACAGGTTTACCGGCGTGGAGCGACATCGCGGAAGACGATCGCGACTGGTGGGATCTTCGCATGGCCACCTATGCCGCAATGATCGACCGCATGGATCGCAACATTGGTCGTATCCTTGATAAGCTGGAAGCGATAGGAAAAGCAGATGACACGGTCATCTTCTTTCTGTCAGACAATGGGGCCTGTGATGAGTCGTCCGATCGATCGACGGTAAAGGGATCGATGCCGTGGGAGGTGACGAGCTACTTGACGCAGGGACGCCCCTGGGCTAACGCATCGAATACCCCGTACCGTAAATACAAAACGACTGATTACGAAGGGGGAACGCGAACTCCGATGATCGCCTGGTGGCCAGGACAAATCAAAGCAGGCACGATCACTGACCAGCCGGGGCACCTGGTCGACTTCATGCCCACCATGCTCAACCTAGCAGGTGCGAAGGTCACCGGCGAACTGGCAGGGCACTCTTTGGTCGAAACGCTCAGCGGTTCATCAAACGAACGCCCTTGGCCCATCTACTGGCAGTTCGGCAAAGCCCAAGCTGTCCGCGATCACAACTGGAAGCTCGTGAAACTCGGCAAAGGGGGCTGGGAACTATACGACCTGAGCCAAGATCCCACCGAACTCAACGATCTCGCCCAAGATCATCCCGAAAAGGTCAAACAGCTTAACGCCAAGTGGCAAGCATGGTGGCAGGACAAAGGGGAATTAGTTCGCGGCATGCAGTGA
- a CDS encoding PVC-type heme-binding CxxCH protein, producing MNRPAITLLLLLIAPAVLFAQRDLKVIPDTDPAAEQRSFTVAEGFEVNLFASEPMIASPIQINFDAQGRLWVASSSVYPQIEPGQVADDKILMLEDTDGDGAADKSTVFADGLLIPTGVLPGDGGVYVANSTELLHMKDTDGDGKADQKRVVLSGFGTEDTHHILHTLRWGYDGMMYFNQSIYIHSHIETPHGVRRLNAGGIWQFRPETMELDVFCRGFVNTWGHHFNDYGANFATDGAYGEGINYTFPGAVFVTAADSRRLLQGLNPGSPKHCGLELVGGSHLPEDWQTSAITNDFRAHRVCRFVLEEDGSGYASRQAEDVIKASHGAFRPVDVKMGPDGAIYIADWYNPIIQHGEVDFRDPRRDHVHGRIWRVTKKGSPLVKPQNLHEASIEELLAALKSPEKWVRTQAKQQLKQRSRTDVLQQLAAWMQGLAKDDPATEHQRLEGLWAYQALDETNETLLLEMLASPNHNIRAAAVRVASQWHDEVSDPLGLFTAAVRDEHPRVRLEGVRALATIPSSQAMIVGLEATRQPMDRFLDFAVWQLVEDLAPVWIPDLKEAVANNDKNSKILQDAKAHPASWAFAFEAIPNAEVAEAAILLLPDADAETSGRLVELAAQRGGSQLLGNLLNSILPGGSRAGDNSQIVPILKSFLVAMQVRKTKPEGDLAAIEKLYASDSPEVAALAFDTAIAWNVASQDLVRAYASGEKELPAAARVAAVRALAKMPGQPTSKLLVDLIQSDAADQAVRLAALESLATFALPNAANQTAVLLAKEGNAIPADALLAPFVSRKQGQIRLAEALKDKKLPRDQAQLALRSARSSSQASPELVAAIQAAGGLTEGVRQWSDDELAEITRLVMESGDPHAGEAIFRKEALNCFKCHAIGEAGGNVGPNLISLGASAQPDYIVESILRPSAKVKENFHSLIILTDEGKVLTGIPVRENKDLLVLRDAEGREIEIPQEAIDDRAEGRSLMPDGSIDALTTKEIVDLAAFMSKLGKAEEFSIGSQKYLRSWKTLTYNDESNRAINRSSNNTVAAGNAAFVWKPVFSQVDGGVPLAELPVYHPHRNQPQFAYLQTDIGVASSGTFRFAFEGPEGLSVWLDGKPIPTAKELEADWKPGVHQLTLAINLDERKESVKVRLLEDQSTGRLATAAKK from the coding sequence ATGAACCGCCCTGCCATTACCTTGCTTCTGCTGCTGATCGCTCCGGCAGTCTTATTTGCCCAGCGTGACCTGAAGGTGATTCCCGACACCGATCCGGCTGCGGAACAACGGTCGTTTACCGTGGCCGAAGGTTTCGAAGTGAACCTGTTTGCTTCGGAACCGATGATCGCCAGCCCGATTCAAATTAACTTCGACGCCCAAGGGCGTTTGTGGGTTGCGTCGAGTTCGGTCTATCCCCAGATCGAACCTGGCCAGGTAGCCGACGACAAGATCCTAATGCTGGAAGATACCGATGGCGATGGTGCCGCTGATAAGTCGACCGTCTTTGCGGATGGCCTGCTGATTCCTACTGGCGTGCTTCCTGGTGATGGTGGCGTGTACGTGGCCAACAGTACCGAACTGCTGCACATGAAAGATACCGACGGCGACGGCAAGGCGGACCAGAAGCGTGTTGTGCTTTCTGGTTTCGGTACCGAAGACACGCACCACATCCTGCATACGCTCCGCTGGGGCTACGACGGGATGATGTACTTTAACCAATCGATCTACATTCATAGTCACATCGAAACACCGCATGGCGTGCGCCGTTTGAATGCGGGTGGCATCTGGCAGTTCCGTCCTGAGACGATGGAGCTGGATGTGTTCTGCCGTGGATTTGTGAATACCTGGGGACATCACTTCAACGACTACGGTGCGAACTTCGCAACCGACGGCGCTTATGGCGAAGGCATCAACTACACCTTTCCTGGGGCCGTGTTTGTTACCGCTGCCGACTCACGTCGATTGCTCCAAGGACTGAATCCCGGGAGCCCAAAGCATTGCGGCTTGGAACTGGTCGGCGGTTCGCACTTGCCGGAAGACTGGCAGACCAGCGCTATTACCAATGACTTCCGCGCTCATCGCGTGTGCCGTTTTGTGTTGGAAGAAGATGGTTCCGGCTACGCCAGTCGCCAGGCCGAGGACGTCATCAAAGCATCCCACGGTGCATTTCGACCTGTCGACGTGAAGATGGGCCCCGATGGAGCGATCTACATTGCCGACTGGTACAACCCCATCATTCAGCACGGTGAAGTGGACTTCCGTGACCCCCGCCGCGATCACGTGCACGGACGTATCTGGCGGGTAACTAAGAAGGGAAGCCCCCTGGTCAAACCGCAAAACCTGCACGAAGCGTCTATCGAAGAGCTTCTGGCCGCACTGAAGTCGCCGGAGAAATGGGTTCGCACTCAGGCGAAGCAACAGTTGAAACAACGATCAAGGACGGATGTGCTTCAGCAGCTTGCTGCTTGGATGCAGGGACTGGCTAAAGACGATCCCGCAACAGAGCATCAGCGTCTGGAAGGACTGTGGGCCTATCAGGCACTCGATGAGACGAACGAAACGTTATTGCTAGAGATGCTGGCCTCGCCGAATCACAACATCCGCGCCGCGGCTGTCCGGGTGGCCTCGCAGTGGCATGATGAAGTATCGGATCCGCTCGGGTTGTTTACCGCAGCCGTTCGTGACGAGCATCCACGCGTTCGCCTGGAAGGTGTTCGTGCACTGGCCACGATTCCAAGTTCCCAGGCCATGATCGTCGGACTAGAAGCGACACGACAGCCAATGGACCGATTCCTGGACTTTGCCGTTTGGCAGTTGGTCGAGGACCTCGCCCCAGTTTGGATCCCCGATTTGAAGGAGGCCGTTGCCAATAACGACAAGAACTCGAAGATCTTGCAGGACGCCAAAGCGCATCCAGCTAGTTGGGCGTTCGCCTTTGAGGCGATTCCCAATGCCGAAGTTGCTGAGGCTGCGATTCTGTTACTTCCCGATGCCGATGCCGAAACATCGGGTCGTCTGGTAGAACTAGCGGCTCAGCGAGGTGGCTCTCAACTACTGGGTAATCTGCTCAATTCGATTTTGCCAGGGGGAAGTCGAGCCGGCGATAACTCGCAAATCGTGCCGATCCTCAAGTCATTCCTCGTCGCTATGCAGGTTCGAAAGACGAAACCAGAAGGCGACCTGGCGGCGATCGAGAAGCTGTACGCTTCCGACTCACCAGAAGTTGCCGCATTGGCCTTCGATACGGCGATTGCCTGGAACGTGGCTTCGCAAGACCTGGTGCGTGCCTACGCATCTGGCGAAAAGGAACTTCCTGCAGCAGCACGTGTTGCCGCGGTGCGGGCCCTCGCAAAGATGCCTGGGCAGCCAACTTCCAAGTTGCTCGTTGATTTGATTCAATCCGACGCAGCGGACCAGGCCGTTCGACTGGCGGCCCTGGAAAGCCTGGCCACCTTTGCTTTGCCTAATGCGGCGAATCAAACGGCCGTGCTCTTGGCGAAAGAAGGAAACGCCATCCCGGCCGACGCGTTGCTGGCACCTTTCGTCAGTCGCAAGCAAGGACAGATTCGGCTTGCGGAAGCGCTGAAGGATAAGAAGCTTCCACGAGACCAAGCACAACTGGCCCTCCGCTCGGCTCGCAGCAGCAGCCAGGCATCGCCGGAACTTGTCGCGGCGATTCAAGCGGCAGGCGGTCTGACCGAAGGGGTTCGTCAGTGGTCTGACGACGAATTGGCCGAGATCACCAGGCTGGTCATGGAGTCAGGCGATCCTCATGCTGGCGAAGCGATCTTCCGCAAGGAGGCACTGAACTGCTTCAAGTGCCATGCCATTGGCGAAGCTGGCGGCAATGTGGGGCCAAACCTGATCAGCCTGGGGGCAAGTGCCCAGCCAGACTACATCGTCGAATCGATTCTTCGCCCCAGTGCAAAGGTGAAAGAGAACTTCCATTCGTTGATCATTTTGACCGACGAAGGCAAGGTGCTTACCGGGATCCCGGTTCGCGAAAACAAGGACCTGCTCGTCCTGCGTGATGCTGAGGGACGCGAGATCGAAATCCCACAGGAAGCTATCGACGATCGTGCCGAAGGCCGCTCGCTGATGCCTGATGGTTCGATCGATGCCTTGACGACGAAAGAGATCGTCGATCTGGCGGCGTTTATGTCGAAGCTGGGGAAAGCGGAAGAGTTCTCGATTGGCAGTCAGAAGTACCTGCGGTCGTGGAAGACACTCACCTACAACGACGAGTCGAATCGAGCGATCAACCGTTCGAGTAACAACACCGTCGCTGCTGGGAATGCCGCTTTCGTATGGAAGCCTGTCTTCAGTCAGGTCGATGGTGGTGTTCCACTCGCAGAACTTCCGGTCTATCACCCGCACCGCAACCAACCACAGTTTGCCTATCTCCAGACGGACATCGGCGTCGCTAGCAGCGGTACGTTCCGGTTTGCTTTTGAAGGCCCCGAAGGACTGTCGGTATGGCTGGACGGTAAGCCTATTCCAACGGCTAAAGAACTAGAGGCAGATTGGAAACCGGGCGTGCATCAGTTGACGCTTGCGATCAACTTGGATGAACGGAAGGAATCAGTCAAAGTCCGACTTCTGGAAGACCAATCGACAGGCCGCCTGGCTACAGCGGCGAAGAAATAG